The Oncorhynchus kisutch isolate 150728-3 linkage group LG14, Okis_V2, whole genome shotgun sequence genomic sequence atgtaacagcaatatttagacttatggatgcgaaaaaatacgtaacggttctgtatttcactgaaagaataaacgttttgtttttgaaattatagtttccggatttgaccatgttttaatgacctaaggcttgtatttctgtgtgtgtattatattataattaagtctatgatttgatatttgatagagcagtctgactgagcggtggtaggcagcagcaggctcgcaataattcattcaaacagcactttcctgcatttgccagcatctattcacaatgcttgaagcacagcgctgtttatgacttcaagcctatcaactcccgagattaggctggcaatacaaaagtgcctataagaacatccaatagtcaaaggtatatgaaatacagatGGTATAGTGAAATAGAAATTATAGGAAGTATAAGACTATGtgtaaactgaaatggtccattcATTCCTTTTAACATTTTAGTAGATGTTctcatccagagcaacttacagtagtgagtgcatacattctcATACTTTTTTGCACTAgtcccccatgggaattgaaTGTTATTTGATCTATCtacaacttaaaacttcttaactgggaatattgaagactcatgttaaaaggaaccaccagctttcagctttcatatgttctcatgttctgagcaaggaacttaaacgttagcttttttacatggcacatattgcacttttactttcttctccaacactgtgtttttgcattattaaaaccaaattgaacatgtttcattatttatttgaaactaaattcatttttatttatgtattatattaagttaaaataaaagtgttcattcagtattgttgtaattgtcattattacaaatatatatataaaaaccggccgattaatcggtatcagatttttttggtcctccaataatcggtatcggtgttgaaaaatcataatcggtcgaccactAGAGCAGACACTAGGGTAATGTGGGCTTATAGGGCTCCAAACTACACCATGATAGTTTAAAACACCCCAATAAAGCTTGATTTATCCTTTACATTATTCATCTGAGTACAGTGACATAAATACTGGGCTGGAGAGAGTCTTTTGAAGTGATCACTTTGCATGTCTAGAATGGGAGTTTGTTGTGGCAAGCAGAATGTGGTCTGCACATGGGTAGAGAGCTACAGTATATTCATTCACAATCTTTCTCtcggacacacacaaacacacacactcacccggAGGGTCTTCTTGGCCCCATCACTGTTGCTGATGATGATAGTATCAGGACCTCCCATAGAGCAGATGTTCTTTAGACGAACTCCCCCACACACTGGCACCGTGGACACAGCAAAGTCCTAAGACGAGGACAGAGAAGGTAAGAGCAAAATATAAAATATTGTACACAGGGATATGGTCGTGTACTTGGACATCAAATCAAGTAAGAAATCAGATAGAGTAGATAATAAATACAGTGTAAATATTGCATGTAAAGCAACAACAGGATATCAGACAGATGTCAGACACAAACAAAGCCCTCCACACAATTGCATGCCACACCCTGAGTGATATTGAATATCCAAATCCAACAGGTTATGGTATTAAATACCATTACAAGTCcattaaaatgtaaataaacagaCCTGACTGTGAAAACATAATGTCTAGTTTATGGGAGCATGGTAGAGATGTAAGAAGTACACATTTACATTGTACATAAAAAATCATTTGTCTTTTAACTATAGATCGCATAATACAATAGGACAATTGCCACCTGCTCATCCCTGTCGCAACACATGGGTTCTTTCCCAATTTGTCTTTCCTTGATTCCTTTGCTTGCCTCTTTCTCAGAACATATTGGAGGAGAAGGTTGGAGGGGATGGACTTTGGATCTTGTCCTCTCATGTGGTTTGAGAAAGGAATCAAGCTATACTCACTCTGAAAGTGTCAGCCAGAACCTCAGCTCCTCTGTAGTTGGTGTGGGAGGAGATTCCCACAAAGAACTCCCTGCCGGTGAAGAGCACGTCACTGCCCTCCAGCGTGGCCCCTGCAGAGCCCCCCTCCTCTGCCCCCATCTCCACCACTGTCAGGTTGAGCTCCGACATCACCCTCCTCACCGCTTCAGTCTTAGCGAGATAGGAgaaagggacagggagagaggaaaaaggggagagagagagttgatttTCCAGGTCAAACTGACTCTACTGCAACATTAATCTATAATTAAAACATAATTAACAGCAACATAAATCAATAATTTAGACAGAATTACAACATGTTTAGTGGAAtgattcacaacacacacacatctccttcatttagggtaaaaaataaataataatctgcGATACAGAGATTAAAACATTTTCTCAGTTGCTGTGGTCAGTGTTTACCTCACTGCGTCTCTGCTGTTTGAATGGCCTGGTGATGAGTGCCGTGTCTCCCTGTATCACAGCTACATCCTCTATCCTCCAGCTCTCTGGTAGCTCCGGGTCTGCAGGGATCTCTATGAGCTGCAGCCCCACCTTCTGTCTCAGCGCCCCTGTCAGCACCCCAAACTGTCGCTGTGCTTTGGCCAGGTCCATCGTGGTTTCCCCGTTTTCGACCTTGTTGTTTTTCTCATCTTCAACCTTCCCAAAGGTCTCTGGGATGCCCCGCACCACGGCGTGAGTGAAGCGGCCGTACGGCAACACGCTTGccataatgtgtgtgtgcgtgtgcaggtGTAGGAGTACCCTGGCTATGGGCTAGTAGTGGTGTTCAGCCACTACAAGACAGAACAGTGAAAGTGTGTGTATGCCACTagatgagtgggagagagagggtgagagttcTTGTCAGGTTGTGTTCCCAACTGTTTGAGAAGCTGCGAGGTGTGATGGCAAGACCAGCTGGACACTAAAGGGATGTGATGGAGAGAAGCAGCAACTCTATGGGGAGTCTTTCAACCCGGcaggaaaacacacaggagaaagTCTTCATCCTTGTTCTTCCACTTCAGTGATCAGCCACTCCAATACCCACCGCATTGTTCCACGGAGGTAAATATGGAGAGTTTGAGTCTGATTGCTGTCTGAAAGAAAGGAGGGAGACAAGATTCTCTGGGGCTTTTTGATGAGAAGGCATGTTTGTACATGCTCTGTGACTCATTAGGTGAAAGTTCCTGTGATCAATTGTGTCTGCTCTACTGCACGCATCTCAGTCTCTTCGACTGTAGGACATACAATAGGCTACTGTCTGGACCATAACATATTTTTGTCAGAGAGACAAAAGTCTGTTTTGTGGTGATACTGGAGTTGGACAGAGATGGCATGAAAAAAAAGGATAATCTGAAGTGTCCAGTGTCCACCACTATACAGATTTAAATGATTGAGACCaactaaataaaaacaattattcAACAGCTGTATGTAGATAGAGACATTATTCTTATTTCAAATTGAACTGTGAACCAGAATTAATACAGATAACAGAGTGGACTGGAGAATACAGACAAGGGCGGCATTGTTCAAGGGCAGATTATTTGAGCACAACATCCTACAATGGCCTTGCAATGGCAAATATATCCACTCATTGCCTACAGTTTAGAGACAATCACTGCTTTGTTATCCTCCTTTAGTGAATCCCAGCGGCAATATTTGCTGAACGCAACAAGTGTTGCCGGATTGTCAATATTATGTCCGTGTATGTTCACATTCTGCCTACATTTAGTGTATTCTGGATAAGTAAGAGAGAAAAAACATTTGATAGCAGGGTGGTAATAACCATTCAAGGCAGAATTGAATTAACTATCAGACAATAACAAACAAAAAGGTCAGTATCAAAAAGGTTTCTCAGTATTGATTTTAGGAATGTAGACTACCTACCTAGATTTAGGAACATTTCTCTTACTAATTTATTTCAATGTATTTTTAGCATCCCATGCCAGCCATCTGCAGAGAAACAAGTTGCACGAAAAACATCTGAAATATTTGCCTGTTAAAGAGCTCATCACGCCCAGTGCAATGTCAATATTCAAAAATCTAAGTGAAGATGGAAGCCTACCTTATTATTGTTTTTACAGAGGTTATTCAAATTCTGTTCTTTTCCCCTGGCTGTGTCTTCCCGGTCATCGTATCTCGTTATTATCTTCTCTTCTATATGTCCCTCTCCCCGTCTCACCCGTTGCCCTGTTCACCCTTTCACCCCCActtcccctccccatcccccacCAGTCCGCCCTGTCCAGGATTCCACCTCTCCGCTGAACGAGAAAAGTTGACAGTAGGTTATTATCACGATTTGCTTCTTACCTTGTATGAAAGTGCAGATCGAATAGAATTCACCCACCGGATTTCAACTCGCAAATGATTCTGACTTCTGTCACTTTAATAAAGTAGGCCTAGGCTTAACAGCTAATCTCCTTATAAAATGTTGCCCAAACCCGTTGAAATGTTGCTTCTAACGTAAACTCTTTCTATGCAGAATTCATAGTAACAAAGATTGATTTCAAGTGGTCCTCAGAGAGattattttattcatattttcCCCCTGATCCATTGTTTCCAAGTGTGACAACCCCCAACACCCTCGTCTAACTTGTACCCGCCCATTCTACATAATATAAACGTGAACAGTTATATACATTTGCAATGCTATTTTCTTATCGTGCGCTCATCAGATTAAATTGGCCACATTATTAATTCCCAAACTTTCATCACTTTTTTTTACAGACGCAATACGTTTGACTATtcaatgattgtgtgtgtgtgtgtgtgtgtgtggtgttggccTCTAGTCTTTGTCTGTGAAAAATAATCCGGGCTTTTCTGCAATATGGGTCATATA encodes the following:
- the LOC109903730 gene encoding N(G),N(G)-dimethylarginine dimethylaminohydrolase 2-like, producing the protein MASVLPYGRFTHAVVRGIPETFGKVEDEKNNKVENGETTMDLAKAQRQFGVLTGALRQKVGLQLIEIPADPELPESWRIEDVAVIQGDTALITRPFKQQRRSETEAVRRVMSELNLTVVEMGAEEGGSAGATLEGSDVLFTGREFFVGISSHTNYRGAEVLADTFRDFAVSTVPVCGGVRLKNICSMGGPDTIIISNSDGAKKTLRMMEQLTDHHYEVLTVPEGAAANCVYVRGPSKVDYLLHPPTEECPESVPAFQKLTDYTLLPTACSEASKLGGSLTSFCLLINRKPYY